One genomic window of Bacteroidota bacterium includes the following:
- a CDS encoding HAMP domain-containing protein, producing the protein MKKYISLKDKLILNFVLIGISIILVISFFAYYTAKNILIDRTFEQLTTLRVIKKRQLEGFFKDRKNDIELLASSEGIYKIMEILKNKNLKDTSDIEQMTVTIQKSSNLDQLLFYLRSKGYYKNLYIINPGGISLKTSLDQGNQRFLSFKSGTFGNLCSSIIQNNIPYQSAVIKDLDSTNSGHAFLSVCKLAGYEKGSNGVIVLEIPASALNSIMLEDNPYSGLGESGESYLVGKDHLMRSNSRFQNSSILRTKVETQAVKKALDGDSGTLITPDYRGIKVLSSFAPVVTEEINWALLAEIDLEEALTPLSAITNNIIIVGTFIALILFIYTYIISHTVTSPVIKLKNAAQKIGQGNFDINLPGDSYDEIGDLRVSFNDMSARLKDITEKLKEERTRRLRSVFDGQEIERQRLSRELHDGLGQNLIALKLMLENIRGHDLCDVFESIREVKKSIDTTIDEIRRMSNNLMPAVLFEFGLITAIRKLSEEIKNNCHIKVDLETSLEEESLSKTNRTYLYRIVQEALNNSLKHSEASLIKIKINQDQENFRTTISDNGKGFNMEDNQAFSGNGLSNMKDRAGMMGGTLKINSEAGMGTTIVVEIPYAKQRK; encoded by the coding sequence GTGAAAAAATACATTTCACTTAAAGATAAGTTAATTTTAAATTTTGTTTTGATAGGCATTTCCATCATCCTTGTCATCTCATTTTTTGCTTATTACACCGCTAAAAACATATTGATCGACAGAACATTCGAACAGCTTACAACGTTAAGGGTAATAAAAAAGAGGCAATTGGAAGGCTTTTTCAAAGACAGGAAAAACGACATAGAACTACTTGCATCTTCCGAAGGCATTTATAAAATAATGGAGATCCTGAAAAATAAAAACTTAAAGGATACATCCGATATTGAACAAATGACCGTAACTATTCAAAAGTCATCAAATCTTGATCAACTGCTTTTTTATTTAAGGTCAAAAGGTTATTATAAGAATCTTTACATTATAAATCCAGGCGGGATAAGTCTTAAGACCAGTTTAGATCAAGGCAACCAAAGGTTCTTAAGCTTTAAATCAGGCACATTCGGCAATTTATGTTCGTCAATAATACAAAATAATATCCCATACCAAAGCGCAGTCATTAAGGATCTTGATTCTACAAATTCCGGTCATGCTTTTCTATCAGTATGCAAATTAGCCGGATATGAAAAGGGTTCTAATGGAGTGATCGTTTTAGAGATCCCCGCTTCAGCGTTAAACAGCATCATGCTGGAAGATAATCCTTACAGTGGCCTTGGTGAGTCAGGTGAATCATATCTGGTTGGGAAAGACCATCTGATGAGAAGTAATTCAAGATTTCAGAACTCCTCAATACTCCGCACCAAAGTTGAAACCCAGGCAGTAAAAAAGGCATTGGACGGAGACAGCGGGACCCTGATTACCCCCGATTACAGAGGGATAAAGGTATTAAGCTCTTTTGCACCGGTTGTTACCGAAGAGATAAACTGGGCTTTACTTGCCGAAATCGACCTGGAGGAAGCCCTTACTCCATTATCAGCCATAACAAATAACATCATTATTGTAGGTACCTTCATCGCCTTGATCCTGTTTATTTACACTTACATCATATCCCATACCGTAACTTCTCCGGTAATAAAGCTAAAAAATGCAGCTCAGAAAATAGGCCAGGGAAATTTTGATATAAATCTCCCCGGGGACAGTTACGACGAAATTGGCGATCTCAGGGTATCTTTCAATGACATGTCGGCCAGGCTAAAAGATATTACCGAAAAACTTAAAGAGGAGAGAACCAGAAGGTTACGTTCTGTCTTTGACGGCCAGGAAATTGAGAGGCAAAGATTATCCAGAGAGTTGCATGATGGATTGGGACAGAACCTGATCGCACTGAAGTTGATGCTGGAAAACATACGGGGGCACGACCTTTGTGATGTGTTTGAATCAATCAGGGAAGTAAAAAAGTCGATTGACACAACCATCGACGAAATCAGAAGAATGTCGAATAACCTTATGCCTGCAGTACTTTTTGAATTCGGGCTCATAACTGCGATAAGAAAACTCTCTGAAGAAATTAAAAACAACTGTCATATCAAAGTAGACCTGGAAACTTCCCTTGAAGAGGAAAGCTTAAGTAAAACAAACCGTACCTATCTATACCGGATCGTTCAGGAAGCCTTAAACAACTCACTTAAACATAGTGAAGCTTCCCTGATAAAAATAAAAATTAATCAGGATCAGGAAAATTTTAGAACTACAATAAGCGACAATGGAAAAGGATTTAATATGGAGGACAACCAGGCATTTTCCGGTAACGGATTATCGAATATGAAAGACAGGGCCGGAATGATGGGCGGAACCCTGAAAATCAATTCGGAAGCCGGTATGGGTACAACAATTGTCGTTGAAATACCTTATGCAAAACAGCGGAAATAA
- a CDS encoding response regulator transcription factor, giving the protein MEKIKIILVDDHQIVRDGIKALIAGMDEMEVIAEASTGEMMLKILSNNSPDLAIIDIALPDISGIELTRQIHEKYPSIKILILSMYTDEEFIFNSLRAGASGYLPKNTSRHELREAILSVNNDVEYLPETISKIILRSFVKKARKEEDQKDFSLLSNREMEVLKLILAGNNNRYIAEKLFISTRTVESHKNHIMNKLEIKSMLDLVKYAIQNKIIDI; this is encoded by the coding sequence ATGGAGAAAATAAAGATAATCCTTGTTGATGACCATCAGATCGTGCGGGATGGAATTAAAGCTCTTATAGCAGGAATGGATGAGATGGAGGTCATTGCGGAAGCAAGCACCGGGGAGATGATGTTAAAAATACTCTCAAACAACTCACCTGATCTAGCCATAATAGATATTGCTCTACCCGATATTTCCGGCATAGAGCTTACGCGCCAGATACATGAAAAATACCCGAGCATCAAAATCCTGATCCTCTCAATGTATACTGATGAAGAATTTATCTTCAATTCCCTGAGGGCCGGAGCATCAGGGTATCTTCCAAAAAACACATCCAGGCATGAACTCAGAGAAGCTATCTTAAGTGTAAATAATGATGTTGAATACTTACCGGAAACTATTTCAAAAATAATCTTAAGAAGCTTTGTCAAAAAGGCCAGGAAAGAGGAAGACCAAAAGGATTTCAGTCTGCTTTCCAACCGGGAAATGGAGGTCTTAAAACTCATCCTGGCCGGAAACAACAATCGCTATATAGCTGAAAAACTTTTCATTAGCACAAGAACGGTTGAATCTCATAAGAATCATATAATGAACAAGCTTGAAATCAAATCAATGCTTGACCTTGTAAAATACGCCATTCAAAACAAGATTATCGATATCTGA
- a CDS encoding ammonium transporter: MEGHIGFMLLATSLVMLMTPGLAFFYGGLASKRNILGIMIQTFVSLGITTILWYAIGFSLSFSGGKGGIIGNLDMAFLSGMTLQELYSSADGNIPPLLFFGYQMMFAIITPALITGAFVNRITFKSYLIFLVLWQIFVYYPFVHMVWGGGLLQEWGVLDFAGGIPVHATAGFAALASILYVGKRRDQASPPNSIPLVAIGTGLLWFGWYGFNAGSELKVDNVTIQAFVNTDIAASVAAITWLIIEWSLKRKPKFVGLLTGSIAGLATITPAAGFVPLWSAALIGMFAGIVCYLAVHMKNSLGWDDALDVWGVHGVGGLLGTILLGVFATTSVNPNGMEGLIYGGSAFFGKQVVAVIIASAYAFVFTYVMLIFINLITPVKVPQDQEDIGLDEALHGEKAYDGSL; this comes from the coding sequence ATGGAAGGACATATTGGATTTATGTTATTGGCCACCAGTCTTGTGATGCTAATGACCCCCGGCCTGGCGTTTTTTTATGGAGGACTTGCCAGTAAAAGGAACATTCTGGGTATAATGATCCAGACCTTTGTTTCGCTTGGAATCACAACAATACTATGGTATGCCATTGGTTTTTCGCTAAGTTTCAGTGGCGGTAAAGGCGGTATTATTGGCAATCTTGACATGGCATTTCTTAGCGGGATGACCTTGCAAGAATTGTATTCTTCAGCAGATGGCAATATCCCACCATTGCTGTTCTTTGGTTATCAGATGATGTTTGCCATTATTACACCGGCGCTTATTACCGGTGCTTTTGTAAACCGTATTACATTTAAATCCTACCTCATTTTCCTGGTTCTTTGGCAAATCTTTGTTTATTACCCATTCGTTCATATGGTATGGGGAGGCGGATTACTCCAGGAATGGGGAGTGCTTGACTTTGCCGGAGGGATACCCGTTCATGCCACTGCCGGATTTGCTGCTCTGGCTTCAATTTTATATGTAGGCAAGCGTCGCGACCAGGCTTCTCCACCCAATAGCATTCCTTTGGTTGCCATTGGAACCGGATTGCTTTGGTTCGGATGGTATGGATTTAACGCAGGAAGTGAACTTAAGGTGGATAATGTTACCATTCAGGCATTTGTCAACACTGATATTGCCGCTTCCGTTGCAGCCATTACCTGGTTGATCATTGAATGGAGCCTTAAAAGAAAACCTAAATTTGTGGGATTATTAACCGGAAGTATCGCCGGTTTGGCCACAATTACACCTGCTGCCGGTTTTGTCCCCTTATGGTCTGCCGCATTGATCGGAATGTTTGCAGGTATAGTATGCTATCTCGCTGTTCATATGAAAAACAGCCTCGGTTGGGATGATGCTCTTGATGTTTGGGGTGTACACGGTGTAGGCGGCCTTCTGGGAACAATTTTACTGGGCGTTTTCGCTACAACATCGGTAAATCCAAATGGAATGGAAGGCCTTATTTACGGCGGATCTGCATTTTTTGGGAAACAAGTGGTAGCCGTTATTATTGCCAGCGCTTATGCATTTGTCTTCACGTATGTTATGCTGATATTTATCAATCTGATTACACCGGTAAAAGTACCTCAGGATCAGGAAGATATTGGACTTGATGAGGCTTTGCACGGTGAAAAAGCATACGATGGAAGTCTGTAA
- a CDS encoding thioredoxin family protein yields MKKLFCFLFLPLLFSGMAYTQEINKIIMDPRIDREVVVGYCNRDGLQWGEFLESYVEEYDIYTPEIKYLKKIRKKLDDTKIVIVLGTWCSDSKTQVPRFLKVLDQIDFNESNLTMIGVDRSKTAGDLNIRDLSIERVPTFIFYHDGFEIGRIIETPETTLERDTYKILRKK; encoded by the coding sequence ATGAAAAAGCTGTTTTGTTTCCTGTTTTTACCCCTACTTTTTTCAGGAATGGCTTATACCCAGGAAATTAATAAGATCATTATGGATCCGAGAATTGACCGGGAAGTGGTAGTTGGATACTGTAACCGTGACGGACTTCAATGGGGTGAGTTCCTGGAATCTTATGTAGAGGAATATGATATCTATACTCCGGAAATTAAGTATTTAAAAAAAATCCGGAAAAAACTGGATGACACAAAAATTGTGATCGTCCTTGGAACCTGGTGTAGCGACAGTAAGACGCAGGTGCCACGATTTCTGAAGGTTCTTGATCAAATTGATTTTAATGAAAGCAATTTGACGATGATAGGGGTTGACCGTTCAAAAACAGCAGGGGATCTTAATATCCGGGATCTATCTATAGAGCGTGTACCTACTTTCATCTTTTACCACGATGGATTTGAAATCGGCAGGATCATTGAAACTCCGGAAACTACGTTGGAAAGGGATACTTATAAAATTCTGAGGAAAAAGTAG
- the panC gene encoding pantoate--beta-alanine ligase: MELYKTIRDVSSRITTLKKDGQIIGFVPTMGALHEGHISLIRLAREENNVVACSIFVNPIQFNNPEDLKKYPRTLEKDIDMLKQAGCDIVFAPEPDEMYPEPVIHEYDFGMLDKVMEGKFRSGHFNGVAIVVKKLLDIITPDNAYFGEKDFQQLAIIRKLVELESIPVNIIACPTVREPDGLAMSSRNVRLTESQRKTAPVIYRILKELKAKYSEENSEHLIEQAIKHLNQQPEMRVEYLEIVDSGSLQPLEYFNPMIPARACIAVFLGDVRLIDNISLNL, encoded by the coding sequence ATGGAATTATATAAAACCATCAGGGATGTGAGTTCCCGTATCACCACCCTGAAAAAAGATGGTCAAATAATCGGATTTGTTCCCACTATGGGAGCGCTGCATGAAGGGCATATCTCCCTGATCCGTCTGGCCAGGGAAGAAAACAATGTAGTTGCCTGCTCCATTTTTGTGAATCCTATCCAGTTTAATAATCCTGAAGATTTGAAAAAATATCCCAGGACGTTGGAAAAGGACATCGATATGCTGAAGCAGGCAGGTTGTGATATAGTCTTTGCACCGGAACCCGATGAAATGTATCCGGAACCTGTAATCCATGAATATGATTTTGGAATGCTGGACAAGGTTATGGAAGGAAAATTCAGATCAGGGCATTTCAATGGCGTTGCCATCGTGGTGAAAAAACTCCTTGACATCATAACACCGGATAATGCTTATTTTGGGGAAAAAGATTTTCAACAGCTGGCTATCATCAGGAAATTAGTTGAATTGGAAAGCATTCCTGTAAATATCATTGCCTGTCCTACGGTCAGAGAACCCGACGGGCTGGCTATGAGTTCCAGAAATGTGAGGTTAACAGAATCACAACGAAAAACAGCTCCGGTTATATACCGTATCCTGAAAGAATTAAAAGCAAAGTATTCAGAAGAAAATTCAGAACATCTTATTGAACAAGCCATAAAACACCTCAACCAGCAACCTGAAATGAGGGTTGAATATCTTGAAATTGTTGATTCCGGATCATTACAACCCCTGGAATATTTCAATCCCATGATTCCGGCTCGTGCCTGCATTGCTGTATTCCTGGGAGACGTCAGGTTAATCGACAATATCAGCCTGAACCTTTAG
- a CDS encoding aspartate 1-decarboxylase, producing MQIEVLKSKIHRATITHADLHYVGSITIDEDLMDAANLIANEKVHVYNINNGERFETYVIKGERGSGVIGINGAAARKVMVGDLVIVVSYASMPVEEAKIFNPVILTPDANNKLK from the coding sequence ATGCAGATTGAAGTTCTAAAATCGAAAATCCACAGGGCTACCATTACACACGCCGACCTTCATTATGTCGGCAGTATAACCATAGATGAAGACCTTATGGATGCCGCTAATCTTATAGCCAATGAAAAGGTACATGTGTACAATATCAACAACGGGGAAAGATTTGAAACTTATGTAATCAAAGGAGAGAGGGGATCCGGAGTCATTGGCATTAACGGTGCAGCGGCCCGCAAGGTCATGGTCGGTGATCTTGTAATTGTAGTTTCTTATGCCAGCATGCCGGTTGAGGAAGCCAAAATCTTTAACCCGGTCATACTTACCCCCGATGCAAACAATAAACTGAAGTAA
- a CDS encoding flippase-like domain-containing protein encodes MKKRIFSAINYIFFLLIGVLFLWLVFRKVDLHQVMKEILEANYFYILLAIIAAIISHIFRAARWNLMIGSMGYPTRLSTTFYAVMIGYLANTAVPRLGEISRCGALTNKDKIPFNSLFGTVIAERVFDMIILLLIILGVILFQLSLVGQFVHDNIIAPLFSNVERNYLNIILFSIIAAAVVFLIIFLIRRMRHHFEKWPFLVKMKKFAQGLVEGIKTIKRLPQKWTFLFYTFIIWLMYAFMVYFPFFAMNGTEGLNFGDAVTIMAIGSLGIVAPVPGGIGTYHFITTALLFELYGIDKAVAASFATLTHAAQTINIIILGAVSFLLILMQKRRMTDGNPELYQIKNSR; translated from the coding sequence TTGAAGAAAAGGATATTTTCGGCAATTAATTACATCTTCTTTCTCCTGATAGGGGTATTATTTCTTTGGCTTGTATTCCGTAAAGTTGACCTTCATCAGGTGATGAAAGAGATCCTGGAAGCCAATTATTTTTATATTCTTCTTGCTATTATTGCAGCCATTATTTCGCATATTTTCCGGGCAGCACGGTGGAATCTGATGATCGGATCGATGGGATATCCTACAAGACTTAGTACAACTTTTTATGCCGTAATGATTGGTTATCTCGCCAACACCGCAGTGCCAAGGCTTGGGGAAATATCCAGGTGTGGAGCTCTGACCAACAAAGACAAGATACCTTTTAATTCTCTCTTCGGGACAGTCATAGCCGAAAGGGTTTTTGACATGATTATTCTTCTGCTCATTATCCTTGGAGTGATACTTTTTCAGCTTTCTCTGGTTGGACAATTTGTCCATGACAATATTATTGCACCCTTGTTTTCAAATGTAGAACGCAACTACCTTAATATTATCCTCTTCAGTATAATTGCAGCGGCCGTTGTTTTCCTGATCATTTTTTTGATCCGCAGGATGAGGCATCATTTTGAGAAATGGCCCTTCCTGGTAAAAATGAAAAAGTTTGCGCAAGGATTGGTGGAAGGAATAAAAACCATAAAACGATTACCGCAGAAATGGACCTTCCTGTTTTACACATTCATAATCTGGCTAATGTATGCTTTTATGGTATATTTCCCGTTTTTTGCAATGAACGGGACTGAAGGGCTTAACTTCGGAGATGCAGTAACTATTATGGCTATTGGAAGTTTAGGGATAGTTGCGCCCGTCCCGGGAGGGATAGGCACCTACCATTTCATTACCACTGCGTTGTTGTTTGAACTTTACGGTATTGATAAAGCTGTTGCAGCTTCTTTTGCTACACTTACCCATGCTGCCCAGACTATAAATATTATAATTTTGGGGGCTGTTTCATTTTTATTAATTCTAATGCAAAAAAGGAGAATGACGGATGGAAATCCAGAATTATATCAAATCAAAAATTCACGCTGA
- the rfaE2 gene encoding D-glycero-beta-D-manno-heptose 1-phosphate adenylyltransferase, producing the protein MEIQNYIKSKIHADNQSIESQIAVWKFLNHRIVFTNGCFDILHLGHIDYLSKAAEMGDILVIGLNTDASVRRLKGPNRPVNNELARASVLAALGFVDGVLLFDEETPYELIKKVKPDVLVKGDDYEISEIAGHDIVESYGGIIKTIPLVDGYSTSSIIEKIRNI; encoded by the coding sequence ATGGAAATCCAGAATTATATCAAATCAAAAATTCACGCTGACAATCAATCTATTGAAAGTCAAATTGCTGTCTGGAAGTTTCTTAACCACAGGATCGTATTCACGAACGGATGTTTCGACATTCTGCATTTGGGACACATTGATTATCTTTCGAAGGCGGCAGAGATGGGAGATATCCTGGTGATAGGGCTGAATACTGATGCTTCGGTTCGCCGTCTGAAAGGACCCAACCGGCCTGTAAACAATGAATTGGCCCGTGCATCTGTTTTGGCTGCCTTGGGCTTTGTTGACGGTGTTTTGCTATTTGATGAAGAAACCCCTTATGAGCTCATAAAAAAGGTGAAACCAGACGTTCTCGTCAAGGGAGATGATTATGAGATCAGTGAAATAGCCGGTCATGATATCGTAGAATCCTATGGTGGTATCATTAAGACTATACCTCTGGTTGATGGCTACAGCACCAGTTCTATCATTGAGAAAATCCGGAACATATAA
- the radA gene encoding DNA repair protein RadA has translation MVKTRTAYFCQNCGAQSPKWVGRCPACGEWNTYVEEVIQTEGKNQILTTPGKESRLVPKTLKDIEINPERRSTTKIQELDRVLGGGLVPGSIILLGGEPGIGKSTLMLQVAMARKDIKTLYISGEESIQQLRMRAERLNLESEHCYFLSETNTQAIINIIQTLQPGLLVIDSIQTLHSDLIESSAGSISQVRQCASELQRLAKLTHTPVFLVGHITKDGTLAGPKILEHMVDTVLQFEGDRHHGYRILRSMKNRFGSASELGIFEMTDKGLREVSNPSEILITQREEDTSGIAIAATIEGMRPMLIETQALVSTAAYGTPQRSSTGFDARRLNMLLAVLEKRSGFRLGSKDVFLNIAGGIYVDDPAIDLAVITAVLSSNSDIPVPANIAFAGEVGLSGEIRAVNRIEQRIAEAEKLGFGEIYISSYNARGISLKDNKIRIRTVKKVEDLFTRLFG, from the coding sequence ATGGTTAAAACACGCACGGCATATTTCTGTCAGAATTGCGGTGCACAATCACCCAAATGGGTAGGCCGCTGCCCTGCATGCGGGGAGTGGAATACTTATGTCGAAGAAGTCATCCAGACTGAAGGTAAAAATCAAATTCTTACTACTCCAGGAAAAGAGAGTCGGCTTGTACCCAAAACCCTCAAAGATATTGAAATCAATCCGGAAAGACGTTCCACAACAAAAATACAAGAACTTGACAGGGTTCTGGGAGGAGGCCTGGTTCCAGGTTCCATCATCCTTTTAGGTGGTGAACCGGGTATAGGAAAATCGACCCTGATGTTACAGGTTGCCATGGCAAGAAAGGACATCAAAACCTTATATATCAGCGGGGAAGAAAGCATTCAGCAATTGCGTATGCGAGCGGAAAGACTGAACCTTGAAAGCGAACATTGTTATTTCCTTTCTGAAACCAATACCCAGGCCATTATTAACATCATTCAAACATTGCAGCCCGGGTTGCTGGTCATTGACAGTATACAGACGCTTCACAGCGATCTGATAGAATCATCTGCAGGAAGTATTTCTCAGGTAAGGCAATGTGCATCGGAATTACAACGATTGGCCAAATTAACGCACACCCCTGTTTTCCTGGTTGGGCATATAACCAAAGATGGAACCCTGGCCGGTCCAAAAATATTAGAGCACATGGTGGATACGGTTTTGCAGTTTGAAGGCGATCGCCACCATGGTTACCGCATCCTGAGGTCGATGAAAAACCGTTTCGGGTCAGCCTCAGAACTGGGTATATTTGAGATGACCGACAAGGGTCTGAGGGAGGTCAGCAACCCTTCTGAGATACTGATTACCCAAAGGGAAGAAGATACCAGCGGTATTGCTATTGCAGCAACTATTGAAGGAATGCGGCCTATGCTGATTGAGACACAGGCCCTGGTAAGTACGGCCGCTTATGGCACACCACAACGCTCAAGCACAGGATTTGATGCCAGGCGCCTTAATATGCTGCTTGCCGTTTTAGAGAAAAGAAGCGGATTCAGGCTGGGCAGCAAGGATGTTTTTCTGAATATCGCCGGAGGGATCTATGTGGATGATCCTGCTATCGATTTGGCAGTCATTACGGCTGTCCTTTCTTCCAACAGCGATATACCCGTCCCCGCAAATATTGCCTTCGCAGGAGAAGTAGGCCTCAGTGGCGAGATCAGGGCAGTAAACAGAATTGAGCAGCGTATTGCAGAAGCAGAAAAACTCGGATTCGGAGAAATCTACATTTCATCCTATAATGCCAGAGGGATTTCTTTAAAAGACAATAAAATCCGGATACGAACGGTAAAAAAAGTGGAAGATCTTTTTACCAGATTATTCGGTTAG
- the xth gene encoding exodeoxyribonuclease III: MTKKIVSYNVNGIRAAIGKGLTEWIRVVEPDIVCIQETKAQPDQIPVLEFEELGYKTYWFSAKKKGYSGVGILTKDLPDKVVAGMGMPVYDDEGRFLRADYGDISVVSVYHPSGSSGDERQAFKMKWLADFQEYIDRLKKERPNLIISGDYNICHQPIDIHDPVGNAKSSGFLPEEREWMSGFINSGFVDSFRHFNNEPDHYTWWSFRANARARNLGWRIDYNMVSEPIAGKMKGAMILPDAKHSDHCPATLDFDL, translated from the coding sequence ATGACGAAAAAAATTGTCTCTTATAATGTTAACGGCATCAGAGCTGCCATAGGCAAGGGTTTGACTGAATGGATCCGCGTTGTGGAACCTGATATTGTATGTATCCAGGAAACCAAAGCTCAGCCGGACCAGATTCCTGTACTCGAATTTGAAGAGCTAGGATACAAGACATACTGGTTTTCAGCGAAAAAGAAAGGTTACAGCGGTGTTGGCATCCTGACAAAAGATTTGCCCGATAAAGTTGTTGCAGGAATGGGTATGCCGGTTTACGATGATGAGGGCCGTTTTCTGCGGGCAGATTATGGTGATATCTCCGTTGTCAGTGTTTATCATCCCTCCGGTTCCAGCGGGGATGAACGTCAGGCTTTCAAGATGAAATGGTTGGCTGATTTTCAGGAATATATCGACAGGCTGAAAAAAGAAAGACCCAATCTTATCATCTCTGGCGATTATAATATTTGCCATCAGCCCATAGATATTCACGATCCGGTTGGTAATGCGAAGAGCTCAGGTTTTCTTCCCGAGGAGAGGGAGTGGATGAGTGGTTTCATTAACAGCGGATTTGTGGATTCCTTCCGGCATTTTAATAACGAACCCGATCATTATACCTGGTGGAGTTTCAGGGCGAATGCGAGGGCAAGGAACCTTGGCTGGCGCATCGATTACAACATGGTCAGTGAGCCGATTGCCGGTAAAATGAAAGGTGCCATGATTCTGCCGGATGCAAAGCATTCCGATCATTGCCCGGCTACCTTGGATTTTGATTTATAA